One window of Athalia rosae chromosome 2, iyAthRosa1.1, whole genome shotgun sequence genomic DNA carries:
- the LOC105692080 gene encoding 60S ribosomal protein L7a produces MVQKKPKKKVGKKVAAAPLAVKKVEPKKLTNPLFEKRTRNFGIGQDIQPDRDLSRFVKWPKYIRIQRQRSVLQKRLKVPPPINQFTQTLDKQTATQLFKILEKYRPESAIAKKLRLKARAEEKAAKKEDAPTKRPNQLRSGTNTVTTLVEQKKAQLVVIAHDIDPIEVVLFLPALCRKMGVPYCIVKGKARLGALVRRKTCSAVALTQVDAGDRANFTKVVEAIKTNFNDRHDEIRRHWGGGLLGSKSAARIAKLEKAKARELAQKQG; encoded by the exons ATGGTGCAAAAGAAG CCTAAGAAGAAGGTTGGAAAGAAAGTAGCAGCAGCACCGCTGGCTGTGAAGAAAGTTGAGCCCAAGAAGCTGACAAACCCGCTTTTTGAGAAACGAACCCGCAACTTTGGCATTG GCCAGGATATCCAGCCTGACCGCGATCTGAGTCGGTTTGTGAAATGGCCCAAGTACATCCGCATCCAGCGTCAAAGGTCTGTTTTGCAGAAGAGGCTGAAGGTTCCACCACCGATCAATCAGTTCACTCAAACGCTTGACAAGCAAACCG cTACACAGCTGTTCAAGATCTTGGAAAAATATCGCCCAGAGAGTGCAATTGCTAAGAAGTTGAGGTTGAAGGCACGAGCTGAAGAAAAGGCTGCAAAGAAGGAAGATGCCCCCACCAAGAGGCCCAACCAACTTCGCAGTGGTACAAACACTGTGACAACTTTAGTTGAGCAAAAGAAAGCGCAACTGGTTGTGATTGCTCACGACATTGACCCTATCGAG GTTGTTCTATTCCTGCCTGCACTATGCCGTAAAATGGGAGTACCTTACTGCATCGTCAAGGGAAAAGCTCGTTTGGGAGCCCTTGTTAGGCGCAAGACGTGCAGTGCAGTTGCTCTTACACAG GTTGACGCTGGTGACCGTGCAAACTTTACAAAGGTCGTTGAAGCGATTAAGACCAACTTTAATGACCGTCATGATGAGATCAGGCGTCACTGGGGTGGTGGTCTCCTTGGTAGCAAATCCGCTGCCAGAATTGCAAAACTGGAGAAGGCCAAAGCAAGGGAACTTGCGCAGAAACAAGGCTAA